In the Sus scrofa isolate TJ Tabasco breed Duroc chromosome 6, Sscrofa11.1, whole genome shotgun sequence genome, one interval contains:
- the MMACHC gene encoding methylmalonic aciduria and homocystinuria type C protein (The RefSeq protein has 1 substitution compared to this genomic sequence) yields MEPHVAELKQRIEDTLCPFGFEIYPFQVAWYNALLPAAFHLPLPGPTLAFLVLSTPAMFDRALKPFLQSCHLQPLTDPVDQCVAYHLGRVRKSLPELQIEVIADYEVHPNRRPKILAQTAAHVAGAAYYYQQQDVESDPWGTQHISGVCIHPRFGGWFAIRGVVLLPGMEVPDLPPTKPIDCVPARADRIALLERFNFHWRDWTYRDVVTPQERYSEEQKAYFSTPPAQRLALLGLSQPSQEPGPASHERLPTTSSPKKPQNLSRGWLSPKASLPASPGP; encoded by the exons ATGGAGCCCCATGTCGCAGAGCTGAAGCAGAGGATTGAGGACACGTTATGCCCTTTTGGCTTCGAAATTTACCCCTTCCAG GTCGCATGGTACAATGCACTCCTGCCTGCAGCCTTCCACCTGCCCTTGCCAGGACCTACCCTGGCCTTCCTGGTACTCAGCACACCTGCCATGTTTGACCGGGCCCTCAAGCCCTTCCTGCAGAGTTGCCACCTCCAACCACTGACAGACCCTGTGGACCAGTGTGTGGCCTACCACCTAGGCCGCGTTAGAAAG AGCCTCCCAGAGCTGCAGATAGAAGTCATCGCTGACTACGAGGTCCACCCAAATCGGCGCCCCAAGATCCTGGCCCAGACGGCAGCCCACGTGGCAGGTGCTGCTTACTACTACCAACGACAGGACGTGGAGTCTGACCCCTGGGGCACCCAG CACATATCAGGTGTGTGTATACATCCCCGATTTGGGGGCTGGTTTGCCATCCGGGGGGTGGTGCTGCTGCCAGGAATGGAGGTGCCAGATCTGCCACCCACAAAGCCCATTGACTGTGTACCTGCAAGAGCCGACCGGATCGCCCTGCTCGAACGCTTCAATTTCCATTGGCGTGACTGGACTTACCGGGACGTTGTGACCCCTCAGGAGCGCTACTCAGAGGAGCAGAAGGCCTACTTCTCCACCCCGCCTGCCCAACGCTTGGCTTTACTGGGCTTGTCCCAGCCTTCACAAGAGCCTGGCCCTGCATCCCATGAGCGTCTCCCTACCACATCCTCACCCAAG